The genomic segment tatatacgcctgtaagtattgttatattatctgagTGCATGAGTTgcttcactgtttgtgttcaaatatctgtttccGAAAGGGTAATAACGCCGCCACTATTGATGCCAATCGTTACCACAGCTATGGCATTTTCCttgatgtgttagcattaggctagctGAGGCATTTCTCAGGCAAAGAAGTTGGTTGTTTGAGATACACaacttgtaattctctttgttttatgtttacttcgACACTACATTTGATATGGGCGTGGCatttaacagcttgaagcctctttctTGAAGTTTTGTCCGctttctgccaaactgctgctgattgtgaagtgagttgagttcactgctacCGTGCAGCGCGTGTATCTCAAGTTGGAAggtcaaagccaaaaaaaaaaaagacgcccAGACGATGGTTCATATCtccaaaaacttgtaagtcggctcactcgtatctcaaggcgccttGGATATTGTgctgaaaaaataatttaatgtctGCCCATTAAACCAGTAAAAATCTGCAAGATTTGACAAAGAGCTCCATGGCCCCCTCTCTACCCTGTGTAGTCGCAACACTTAATGAGACAAAGTCAAAATGTGTTACACATCAAAAAATTCAAGATTTCGGGTGCCGTGTGTGTGAGCATTAGCAGCTGAGTAGCAAAGAAAAAGAGTGCCAGGAAATAACATTGTGCAAAGGTTTGGCCCTCCTGGCGCGTCACCCGCAGTATCTCTTGATGCGCTGCACTCCGGTCTTCACCGAGCAGCCGTCAGGCGAGGTTCCACGCGCAGCGCCCGCTGCTCATCTCCCCACGTTCGGCACATTGGTCGTGGCGAACGCCTGCACTCGTCTCATCTCCTGGAGGGACCATGACTTATGGGAATGCTTTGGAAAAGGAGAGGGACAAAAATGTCAGTCAAAAGTTGCACACACAATTAACTGCGTCTGAGAGGGTGACGAGCTAACCTGAAGATGGAAGTCCATAATGCAAGCAAGTGGACCGAACTAACAGTTCTGCACACAgagatgcaaaaacaaacaattagaGCACAACCGAATGAGAGCAGCGCGCCACATACATTGGTGTctcgagatacaagtgacccaacgTATGAGTTTTTCAAAATACGAGCTTGATTAGGCTTTTGCTTTGAGccaaacttgagatacaagcgctgttTGGcgacagtgaactcaactcgctttaaaacaagcagcagtttggcaaatagtgaaacaaatttgcaaaaacgaggcttcaagctgtttaatgctcgttgaaaatctcaaacaactGAACAACTTTGCTTTTAAGAACGCCCTCGCTAtcgtaatgctaacacataacgAAAAATACCATTGACGGGGTAAAACTTAGCACTGATAGTGACTGTGTtagaaccctttaagcaatggatatttgaacacaagcggtGGAGCAACACAGATATAGATATTAACACTATTCCAATACTCACACACAtcaattctttatcctctgtgaaaaataacaaacattgcagcatcttactgagtcacagtaggtgtgaaactcttcttcgtttgtttCTGCAAGACTGTATGAttctgcccccggtggccaaagcgggcacaccagaaggagcagcacaatgttgttgtttttaatttcttttattttttgggaaaataaagaacactattatattatacagtgcaattttccttattaaaaacacattccaattttgttgttttttttaggcgaGGGTGGAACAGATTTCTGGTATTTCCAATCATTTCAATGGCTGGAAAGATGATTGGAGATATGAtatttttgagttacgagcatggtgaCGGAATGATTTAAACTCGCACCTCAAGGCCCCACTGTATACTTTAAACATTTCCATCATGACGTCACACGTACTCTTTTTCTGGGTGGCAAAAGCTTGAGCATTCTCCGAGTCAACAACCCATTTCATATAATTTATCCTCCACACCCGGAGGCTTCGCTGGcttagttgtttatttgtttgtttgtttttttggggaaaaaaaccaaaacatttgggTCAATATTTAGCAGTGTAAGcacaaaaacaagtttttgtcaTCACTTTTAGATGCAGTCACTCGCGTTTTGCAACCCGGCGGTACCCTGGCACCTACTGTTTACAAACATCATGAAACGGTCTGCCGAGAAGCAACGCAAAGCAGAATAAGACGGGGCCGACTCACCGATGACGACTGATGATCGTGAGGTCGCTCGAGTTTGATGCGGATGTCTGTTCCCTTCCCTCGCTCACTTTTACCAGGTCCTGAATGATTGGTCAACCATTTATCATTCATTCATGctgatttacatacagtataataatatatagATATACTGATTTATATGCTCACATGCAGTGCATAAGAAACtaaataatttaacaaaataaaatgtggaaaaagtgaagcgctgtgataCTTTCCGGAATGCACTGTATGGCATTTTTAAACTAACCAAGAAAACTTAGTGGAACAAGCAACAGAGCACAGAACAAGAATATCATTCATTTTGAGTGACACCAGTcagtaatttattattattgctgagCCACATGCGAAACAGCacttaaatgaatggaaaagaaaaaacaaattgagtTTTGTGTTAACGGTGACAAAGCAAAACGTTATTAGTATTAATGTTATTACACAATGACATAACTTAATTATATAATGTATTCCATTTActatgtattttatgttttattttttatataaaaatgcaTGAGATATTGTGACATTCAACataaatttttgtattttctgttttaaataaaatagccAATAGCTTTTGAAATTCaacttttgaaaacatttcaaaatgtagtGTTATAGcgtgtgttattgtttttacaattttaaatgaaaaaaacaacagtgtgACAAATTtttatgaaactttttttttttattaaattaaaataaaaggtgTGTACCATTCaataaatttattttcaaataaaaaaatatgcgaTATCGTTCAACACTTGAACTTTCTTTCTCGtgccatgttttcttttaatttaatgttaGAATATGTACTTTGGATACTTCTGGTCTTGGGTAGAGTTACAATGCTGCATCTTTGAaggcgggaaaaaaaacaacgttaaAACCAGATCCATCTTTCCAGCAATTGAACAATACTGAATAGGGAATAGGAAGTGGCGATGCGGAGAGAGTAGGAAacaaaagccacacacactacatcctcctttaaaaaatgttcccTCATTTGGCTCACACGTGAGCTCACCTGGGGAGCTTCCCCGGCTGTTGGTGCTGGTGCTGCTCATGCTGTCGTCCAGCCACGTGCTGTACGTGAAAGAGTCCCGCTTGTGTGGCGTTCCGGCAGATGACAAACTCTCCTAAGAGAAAGCAGAACACAATCGGCATGCGTGTTGAAAGGAACACACATTGCAAAGTTTCATGAATGTTTAAAATTGGAAACATTCCATGGGAATGAAGAACaatttatggaaataaaccaggaatttacaaCATCGAAGCACAGGCCTTAATAGGGAGCCTAAACATACGGAgttgacaaaaatacattttaggatAACCCTGCCTAAAACAAGCAGATTCCATGtaaatatcatccatccatccatccatccatccatccttccatccattttctgatccgcttctcctcacgagggtcgcgggcgtgcctaagcctatcccagctgtcatcgggcaggaggcggggtacaccctgaactggttgccagccaatcgcagggcacatataaacaagcaaccattcacactcacattcacacctacgggcaatttagagtctccaattcatgcatgtttttgggatgtgggaggaaaccggagtgcccggggaaaacccacgcaggcacggggagaacatgcatgcaccggcccccagaactgtgaggcatatgtgctaaccagtcatccaccgtgccggcctcatgatgcacaaattgtttaattctttacattatattcaattatgttactactatgtttttataatgtacaatGTTATAGAGTGCTGTTTTCCATACTAAAAAAGACGACAAAttcttgttgttgctttttttgaaaaaaaaagcaacaacaaaagcagctgaaattaattaactaattaactagtttttttattaattaattattaattaattaataaaaaacttttaatttattaattaattaattaactagttaattaaattacttaactagttaattaatttgaaattaattattttttttgaaaaaaaaaagcaacaacaaaagcagCTGAAATTAATTAACTGCATTTCCATTCAGTACAGTTAATAGAGTTCCAGTTACGTGTTAATCTGTTGAAATGTCATGCTTTTTAATtgtgtactattttttttaattgatgtctGATGATGACAAAACCAAATGTTCATGTTTATACTTGAGTGTGATACCCTTCCCAAATTCCCCAGCTTAACATCCTATGGAAATTTACCAGACACATTGCCGAACTCTTCCACCACTTTACAACCTTAGGAAGACGGTACTCACCATGCCTGTGCCGTAGGCTTCCGCCGCCTCGTTTTCCTCCACCACGCTGGCGAAACTGCTGGCGTTGGAGGAGGAGCGGGAAAGGTCGGCCTCGGGGATGGATGGAGCCCTGCCACACAGACAAGAACTACATTGCTGGGTTACACCACAGGAGCTCACCAATCTGTcaggtttttttcctttttcagctgGCAATcgcaaataaataattaaaaaaaagaaaatgtgactgattattattattatttttttttcataattcaaTTTTTGGCTgggataaaaaatataatgttGAAAAACAGTGGATTTTAATACTTGATAGGTAAGGTTTACGTGACCCCGAAGTTTGGCAACGAACATTAGTAAAGTTTTGTGAGTTTGTTAGCCGCCACAATCAGTCGAGACCTGATCACCATCCATCAAATGATCcgtcaaccatagtttagcaaGTCAGAGGCAAACTTGAAATGATCGATAAAGGTTTCCTTAATTTAAAGCAAGTACGTATTATTGTCTTTATTCACATGCTTAAAACACATCCAAATGCTCAACCCATCATGAGCTTTTTTTTACTCCTCCCACCTCCCTTCTCATGCAGTGGACATCTAATTACTGCACATGTGTAGACTTGATACAGGAAGACAGTAGCGATGAATTTGTGAGGGAAATGAAGCGGGGCTGCCAAAATCAAAATTTTCCACTATGAAACCGGATGTGCCTAACCTACAACAGCAAGAGCCAGCTGGCTGTATTTATGTTAAGTGAAGTCAAAAAAGACtatcttcatttttttaaaaattattattattattttttttttttataaaaaacatttttttttcaggaaatagCTTTAGTTCTAATTCAAAAGTCAGGCGATACATTGTTGACATTACTGTGGAAAATGCACTTCCCTAGACATGTCCGTCATTTTAATGTCGAGGCCTTGGGGTTGTCGGCAGCTGCTGAATGTAACTAATAAAGTAACTTGtaatctaacttagttacttttcaaATCAAGAAATCAGTAACACAACAAAGTTACATTTTCAAGGAGTAATCGGTCAACGTACAGTAACTGTGGCAACATTGCGTCAGACATTAAAGATACGCGTTTGCTGCAGtcagaatacatttttgaacattttccttCTGTTCGGTCTTATTTTTGCCCCACTTCTGTACTTTGACTGAATTTCTCGGACCACACACTCcaacttgaaagaaaaaaaaaacatgtcgtctCATAGGCCACAAAGTGTGATTGGACAGAAAAACAGTGGTGAAAGCACATCACCATGTAACGCATGAAGCCAATTACAATAACCCTTTAAACAACATTTATCCTTGCTATAATATgactgagtcactgatggtgtagtggtgcactcgcctgactttggtgcgggcagcgtgggatcagttcccactcagtgacggtgtgaatgtgagtgcgaatggttgtccgtgtctatgtgtgccctgtgactgactggcgaccagttcagggtgtagtccgcctttcgccaaaagtcagctgggataggctccagcgccctgcgaccctaaccaggataagcggtgttgacaatggatggatggataatatgacTGATGGTTCATTGGTGGACCGAACTGATCTCACCGgttaaaagttatttatttttatacgtGACCAAACGTCTGGGTCATGTAAATGGATTAAATAATACAATCCAATTCAGTCCTGTGGCCCGTTTTTCAACTTCAGAATTTTGATCTTAGccaaaaattggaaaaagaaaactttttttcagttttttttggttttgttttgttagatttaaaaaaaaacaaaaaacaatgaaatagtgAGTCAATTTTTGGTTTTTCATTTGCCAGTTGAGAATGGAAACAGCACATAACCAACTTCAGGAGTCACACCTGTTCTTGGCAGTGGTGAGCGCCTCAGGGGAGCTCTGATTGGACGAGTTGTCCGATTTCTGATCTTGAGAAACGTGGCCGCTGTCGGGCGTCTTTTGGGTGTTTGGGGAATTCTCTCTGCTGCTCCACCAGACATACGGAGCGTTAACACTTCTGTGATTCTGTTCAAGCcaatatacatttttcaaattgcaCCTTTTCTCCTGTACTTCCTGAATGTTTTCAATTCCAATGGCACTACTTCGCCTGGAGCTGAAAGGACCAGACTTTTTCCTGGTGGGGCTTTTCCCTGGGGTAATCAAAGACTGCCAGGCAAAGAGAGAGAAATCACAGTTAGACTCATAAAACATACAATACTCACTATTATACACTTAAGTTACAAATATTTAAAGATCTGCTCATTACAAAAGAGAGTCTATagtgattttgactttttactcagtttttttttaaatcataggtCAATTCGCAGTGTGTAATGAGATGCAATACAGTGGCcaaaccccccaaaatctgCTTTTGATAATATAATTGTTGATGTGCACAAATGCAATGCATCAGACTGAGAagtctttccaaaaaaattctatttccATCTCATGTCGCTAAATAAGGCAACCAAAATATTCGACAAATGTCAAATAATCTATATATTCTTTGGTAACAGCTCATATTGACTATCACTGAATTGTGTCGCTGTACTGAATGTTGTGGTCGGTCAGTGTTTTACATTGAATTTATGGGTTAGCTCCGCTATCTCAGCGCTCAATTGAATGGTGTCAGCAGTGTCCCTCACGAATGAAAGTCTAGATTTCTTTtgttatacaatatatatatatatatatatatatatatatatatatatatatatggtgttgttttgcatactgtatgtatgtgacGACAATATAAGGCAGGACATCAACTTGCATGATGCGTTGTGAGTCAGCTCGGCttccgcccgacagcgacgTGCAGCTTGtcgttgctgaatatttacCTACTCTGTATAGTTTTCGTCTCAAATAAAGCTGCTTAATAAGCCAGAGCTGGCGACTATACAtcacatttgcacaaattcGGATTCGAGTAGATGGAATTTttgaaagatattttttttttcgaataAATACTTTGTAGATTTGAATAAACAGCAGCCGATAAAGAAGTTATGCACAGCCAAAATCGAAAAAGGGTTTTGACATCTTGGATTTAGCTCCCCTTTAATCTTACATTTAGGGTCTTTcaagaaacatatttttaacaTAGCATCCTTTCATTACAACACAAACTTGACTAGATTAGGTTAATAAAACAAGACTTGGCATGAACATGACAAGGACTTGGTCATGGTGCAGCGGTGCCAtgcagacagacagaacaacAAGAGTTAGTAGAAAAATAGTTAGAATTAAACATGAACCTCTTCTACTGATCCTATTCCTATGGCACTGCTTCGACGTCCATATTTACTGGGACTTTTGCCTGGGACAAGCAATGACTGAGCCACGCAGGAACAGAGAgatggagagggagagagagagagagagacggggAGGGGGAGAGAGCAAGATGATGACAGCCAACAAGGAGGGTAAAAACATGAgatatatatgaaacatatGCAATTCCATGCAGGTCGTGTCGTTCAAACACAATACAAAGCGTGCACCGGCTTGCTTCCGAGTGGCGCGACACAGGCAGCTGGatgagagaaagaaaaggtgaGCCAGATAAGGGAATCTGTGACGATAagaagatgcaaaaaaaaacaaaatagtgcAGCAGAGGACACAAAGTAGCagttatactgtacattcagaTCCACACCAAAGCAATGGTTTGCTCATAGCCCATCGCTATTGTTAGTTTGGCAACCTGGAAGTGATACACAGTGAtgcatgttttatgtttaacgTATGAGCCTTGGGGCCTctggtaagatttttttttttttactttactgtgATATTGTGATGGGTCTTTTTTTATGAATGCGCTGTACGGACAAAAGCTGTGGGATACACGATGGTGAATGGATGAACCAATTCCTAATCTTACCAAAACAGAATAATAGACTATTGCAGTTTGTGTAAACAAAACGggcccacatttcacactgattaagtacatttgtaaaaaatacatttcagtataaatatacattttgtgacatttttgtttggtggtgtgctgtgagaattTTATAATGTGCAATATTTGACCTGGCTCATTGAAGGTTGGGAAAACACTGTCAtaatgtgacacacacacatgcaaaaaccatacaaacacacaccccGCACCCACATAAGGGATGCCTTCATCAGAATGCACGTGTAAGTGTTAGAAAACTCTCAGGCGCACCGTTAACAAGGTGCACGACATCACCTCACGCTGCTGCGAGTCTCTGCTGCTGTGAGAGTCGAGTCGCACGGGTTTGCGGTGGCAGACAAATGTGCGAGTCTTGTAAAGCGAGAGCCGAGCCCCGCAATGCACACGGCTTCAGTCAAGCGAGTGCGCCACGCTTCTCTGTGAGACGTTAGTGCAGCAGGCAAGTGAGGCGGGAAGGCGCGAACTCGAGTAGTTGTACGGGAGAAAAGAGGGGCCGAAGCGCAGCTCCCCAAAGACCAGTAGGAGCGGGGCTGTACTTACTATCCCTGGGAATTTGGGGCTCTCTGCGGGTGTGCTGTGGTTAAAGCTTCCGCTGAGGCTAGCGGACACCGTGTGCGGCTTCTTGAAAGTAAGACCCATGGCGTCCATAGACTGGCTTCTGCTGCGTATCACCCGCTACGGAGagagacgaggaggaggacatGCATTGAGATGGCGACGACGGGGGCCTCGGGGCTGAACGCTGCAGGCGGAAAGCCTGAGGTTAATTCACCCTGACATACAAGGAGGCAACCGCTACGTTTTAGGTAGCCCACATGACTCGTTGTTTAGTGAGATCGTAAAGGAAGCGAGGGGCCCGGTGTGCTGATATGCAGGTGTACAACATAGTGGAGAAGCAGACACATCTGAAGGTGAAAAGCACACATAGAGCACGGAAAGCTTGGGAGTAAAAAGGCAGGAAGGTGAGAGTGGCGTGCCGCAGCGGGACAGGGCGTCTTCCGTCATGAAAGAACATCTTTACAGCCACAGAGGAGACAGAAAGAAGTTTCATGTGTCATCTTGTATCACAGCGATCCCCAACCACTGGGCGTGGGACTGGTCTCAGTCACGTGAGACTGtagtacacacatacacgcacacaaaataaaatatttaaacaaaaagtaACCCAAAAACTGTGAGCGGGGCTCCTCACAGTTTTTGGGTGGGCATCCAGtgcaattcattcattttaatgggaaagatgatttgaaagtCAGAAAACTCagatctcaaggcagcactgtatgCTTTGCAGGAAACCGGTCTgtgatgcacaaaaaaaaaaaaaaaaaaaaaaggttggggaccgctgCAGTGTTGTAAAGGAATAGTTCCTCATACAAAGAAAGCCATTTTGTTAGTTTCATCTCAGTGAGAAGCAACTCAAAGCACATTTCCAAGCATGCCAAACTATTCCTCCgcttggtgttttgttttttccaccgAGGCAGCATCATTTCAAAAGGAAGTGAGGCTGTTTGTCGGAAGCCTCTGCTGCTGCCTCGTTAGTTACCTTGAAGGACTCAAAGaagccccctcctcctcctccgccgccgtTCTCCAGCTTGTCCTCTTCTCCCCCGACGCCCATCATGGCCTGGCTATTGACGTGGAGCTCCTCGTACAGCGTTTCTAACAAGGCCGACCGCGTTCGCTCctaacgcatgcacacacacaggcgcaaCGGATACAGTATTGTCATTTCtatctgaaaagaaaagaatgagACGAAAATGAAATAAGACCCACCTCTAACTTGGCAAACTTTTCAGCTTTATAGCAGGCATATTCAGCATTGATGAGCTTAGTGAAAAGGAATTCATGGAAATCAAGGCCCTGCAAGGAAAAGcttgattaaacaaaaccataaaAGCGGGATTTGGCAGTACAAGTTGTcacttttcttacttttttaaaGACAGCAGGGTTTGGGAGGGCGGGACCGAAGAAAGGTACGTCATCCCGAGCTGTCACTGACACCTGCGAGTTTAAATGTGACGTATTATGCATTTCCCCCCACAAATTAAACTAAACAAATTCCcaagaacaaaaaataactaACCCTCTGTCAACGGGTCAGTTCAAAGAAGCTGGTTTTGCGGGGAGGCTGGCCtatctcatgcaaatgagccactgctcaccctgcCCTCTCCACTGCGCGGGGGGGGGTGCCAATGCGAATACAGTTTGTGTTACAATGACGACTACTGAGCATGAAAGCTATGTTTTAGGacaatgaacatttttgttttattctacaAACTACTGACAAGATACTGTAACATCCACATTCCAAATGATTAATCATACTAtgtatttgcagaaaatgaaaaatggtccaaaaaatgaaaatgattcaaatttttttctctttttttggccTTATTGTTTTCATGAGCTGTTTGTTTGAAACAGAGTCGGACACGGGTGACAAAGGACGGAAtgtggatatttgagaggctTTTGGCAATGGTTGCCAAATTCATTAGTTGCACTCATGCATTTCAGTGACAGAGACTCCCTACGCTCCGCTTTTAAGCCGTAggaacatccatccaaccattttcttttaccgcttatcctcacaagggtcgccggCTGCCGGAGCCTcacccagctatctttggacgagaggcggggtacaccctgaaccggtcgccagccaatcgcagggcacatataaacaaacgatcatTCGCGCCCAcgttcatacctacgggcaatttagagtttccaattaacctaccatgcatgtttttgcgatgtgggaggaaaccggagtgcccagagaaacccacccaggcacgggcagaacatgcaaactccacacaggcggggccgggatttgatccccggtccccagaactgtgaggcagatgtgctaaccagtcgcccaccgtgccggcccgtAGAAACATATTAAACTATAAACAtagttattattgtaaaacagaaTTTAAAACAAGATGAAGTTGaacaagtatttatttacaggAAGCACAATGCAATATGTGAAGAAGGTTGTTTACCTTGTAGAGAACATTGTCCGAACACGGGTTGACCACTTGGACCACAACGTAGGCGTGAAGGAAATTGGAGGCGATCATATCTGGCACAAAGGGAGTATTTTCTTCTTGAAATACAATGGCCACAATGTCGTTCCCTATATGCCTCTTTCTCTGC from the Phycodurus eques isolate BA_2022a chromosome 1, UOR_Pequ_1.1, whole genome shotgun sequence genome contains:
- the rap1gapa gene encoding rap1 GTPase-activating protein 1 isoform X5; this translates as MPQRKRSFTFGAYGGVDRTFSKARRAWKHDGSEPRICAALEPPLFQPKLPYSAVPTHKTAELFEMIEKMQGNRMDEQRCTFPPPLKTEEDYIPYPSVHEVLGRKSPFPLILLPQFGGYWIEGTNHELGSSLDSLEPLQTLSPDTRTKLECNTTATLYRKHFLAKEHFNYYSADSALGHLVFSLKYDVIGDQEHLRLMLRTKQKTYHDVIPISCLTEFPNVVQMAKLVCEEVNVDRFFPVLYPKASRLIVTFDEHVISNNFKFGVIYQRFGQISEEELFGNSQESPAFVEFLEFLGEKIELHNFKGFRGGLDVTHGQTGTESIYCNYGNKEVMFHVSTKLPYTEGDTQQLQRKRHIGNDIVAIVFQEENTPFVPDMIASNFLHAYVVVQVVNPCSDNVLYKVSVTARDDVPFFGPALPNPAVFKKGLDFHEFLFTKLINAEYACYKAEKFAKLEERTRSALLETLYEELHVNSQAMMGVGGEEDKLENGGGGGGGGFFESFKRVIRSRSQSMDAMGLTFKKPHTVSASLSGSFNHSTPAESPKFPGISLLVPGKSPSKYGRRSSAIGIGSVEESLITPGKSPTRKKSGPFSSRRSSAIGIENIQEVQEKSRENSPNTQKTPDSGHVSQDQKSDNSSNQSSPEALTTAKNSSCLCGRAPSIPEADLSRSSSNASSFASVVEENEAAEAYGTGMESLSSAGTPHKRDSFTYSTWLDDSMSSTSTNSRGSSPGPGKSERGKGTDIRIKLERPHDHQSSSNC
- the rap1gapa gene encoding rap1 GTPase-activating protein 1 isoform X4; amino-acid sequence: MRDRCRHRALKHDGSEPRICAALEPPLFQPKLPYSAVPTHKTAELFEMIEKMQGNRMDEQRCTFPPPLKTEEDYIPYPSVHEVLGRKSPFPLILLPQFGGYWIEGTNHELGSSLDSLEPLQTLSPDTRTKLECNTTATLYRKHFLAKEHFNYYSADSALGHLVFSLKYDVIGDQEHLRLMLRTKQKTYHDVIPISCLTEFPNVVQMAKLVCEEVNVDRFFPVLYPKASRLIVTFDEHVISNNFKFGVIYQRFGQISEEELFGNSQESPAFVEFLEFLGEKIELHNFKGFRGGLDVTHGQTGTESIYCNYGNKEVMFHVSTKLPYTEGDTQQLQRKRHIGNDIVAIVFQEENTPFVPDMIASNFLHAYVVVQVVNPCSDNVLYKVSVTARDDVPFFGPALPNPAVFKKGLDFHEFLFTKLINAEYACYKAEKFAKLEERTRSALLETLYEELHVNSQAMMGVGGEEDKLENGGGGGGGGFFESFKRVIRSRSQSMDAMGLTFKKPHTVSASLSGSFNHSTPAESPKFPGISLLVPGKSPSKYGRRSSAIGIGSVEESLITPGKSPTRKKSGPFSSRRSSAIGIENIQEVQEKRCNLKNVYWLEQNHRSVNAPYVWWSSRENSPNTQKTPDSGHVSQDQKSDNSSNQSSPEALTTAKNSSCLCGRAPSIPEADLSRSSSNASSFASVVEENEAAEAYGTGMESLSSAGTPHKRDSFTYSTWLDDSMSSTSTNSRGSSPGPGKSERGKGTDIRIKLERPHDHQSSSNC
- the rap1gapa gene encoding rap1 GTPase-activating protein 1 isoform X1, which encodes MPQRKRSFTFGAYGGVDRTFSKARRAWKHDGSEPRICAALEPPLFQPKLPYSAVPTHKTAELFEMIEKMQGNRMDEQRCTFPPPLKTEEDYIPYPSVHEVLGRKSPFPLILLPQFGGYWIEGTNHELGSSLDSLEPLQTLSPDTRTKLECNTTATLYRKHFLAKEHFNYYSADSALGHLVFSLKYDVIGDQEHLRLMLRTKQKTYHDVIPISCLTEFPNVVQMAKLVCEEVNVDRFFPVLYPKASRLIVTFDEHVISNNFKFGVIYQRFGQISEEELFGNSQESPAFVEFLEFLGEKIELHNFKGFRGGLDVTHGQTGTESIYCNYGNKEVMFHVSTKLPYTEGDTQQLQRKRHIGNDIVAIVFQEENTPFVPDMIASNFLHAYVVVQVVNPCSDNVLYKVSVTARDDVPFFGPALPNPAVFKKGLDFHEFLFTKLINAEYACYKAEKFAKLEERTRSALLETLYEELHVNSQAMMGVGGEEDKLENGGGGGGGGFFESFKRVIRSRSQSMDAMGLTFKKPHTVSASLSGSFNHSTPAESPKFPGISLLVPGKSPSKYGRRSSAIGIGSVEESLITPGKSPTRKKSGPFSSRRSSAIGIENIQEVQEKRCNLKNVYWLEQNHRSVNAPYVWWSSRENSPNTQKTPDSGHVSQDQKSDNSSNQSSPEALTTAKNSSCLCGRAPSIPEADLSRSSSNASSFASVVEENEAAEAYGTGMESLSSAGTPHKRDSFTYSTWLDDSMSSTSTNSRGSSPGPGKSERGKGTDIRIKLERPHDHQSSSNC
- the rap1gapa gene encoding rap1 GTPase-activating protein 1 isoform X2: MIEKMQGNRMDEQRCTFPPPLKTEEDYIPYPSVHEVLGRKSPFPLILLPQFGGYWIEGTNHELGSSLDSLEPLQTLSPDTRTKLECNTTATLYRKHFLAKEHFNYYSADSALGHLVFSLKYDVIGDQEHLRLMLRTKQKTYHDVIPISCLTEFPNVVQMAKLVCEEVNVDRFFPVLYPKASRLIVTFDEHVISNNFKFGVIYQRFGQISEEELFGNSQESPAFVEFLEFLGEKIELHNFKGFRGGLDVTHGQTGTESIYCNYGNKEVMFHVSTKLPYTEGDTQQLQRKRHIGNDIVAIVFQEENTPFVPDMIASNFLHAYVVVQVVNPCSDNVLYKVSVTARDDVPFFGPALPNPAVFKKGLDFHEFLFTKLINAEYACYKAEKFAKLEERTRSALLETLYEELHVNSQAMMGVGGEEDKLENGGGGGGGGFFESFKRVIRSRSQSMDAMGLTFKKPHTVSASLSGSFNHSTPAESPKFPGISLLVPGKSPSKYGRRSSAIGIGSVEESLITPGKSPTRKKSGPFSSRRSSAIGIENIQEVQEKRCNLKNVYWLEQNHRSVNAPYVWWSSRENSPNTQKTPDSGHVSQDQKSDNSSNQSSPEALTTAKNSSCLCGRAPSIPEADLSRSSSNASSFASVVEENEAAEAYGTGMESLSSAGTPHKRDSFTYSTWLDDSMSSTSTNSRGSSPGPGKSERGKGTDIRIKLERPHDHQSSSNC
- the rap1gapa gene encoding rap1 GTPase-activating protein 1 isoform X6, which codes for MLSAHTARQRQPGSARADLGTSDHRRRDTAELFEMIEKMQGNRMDEQRCTFPPPLKTEEDYIPYPSVHEVLGRKSPFPLILLPQFGGYWIEGTNHELGSSLDSLEPLQTLSPDTRTKLECNTTATLYRKHFLAKEHFNYYSADSALGHLVFSLKYDVIGDQEHLRLMLRTKQKTYHDVIPISCLTEFPNVVQMAKLVCEEVNVDRFFPVLYPKASRLIVTFDEHVISNNFKFGVIYQRFGQISEEELFGNSQESPAFVEFLEFLGEKIELHNFKGFRGGLDVTHGQTGTESIYCNYGNKEVMFHVSTKLPYTEGDTQQLQRKRHIGNDIVAIVFQEENTPFVPDMIASNFLHAYVVVQVVNPCSDNVLYKVSVTARDDVPFFGPALPNPAVFKKGLDFHEFLFTKLINAEYACYKAEKFAKLEERTRSALLETLYEELHVNSQAMMGVGGEEDKLENGGGGGGGGFFESFKRVIRSRSQSMDAMGLTFKKPHTVSASLSGSFNHSTPAESPKFPGISLLVPGKSPSKYGRRSSAIGIGSVEESLITPGKSPTRKKSGPFSSRRSSAIGIENIQEVQEKRCNLKNVYWLEQNHRSVNAPYVWWSSRENSPNTQKTPDSGHVSQDQKSDNSSNQSSPEALTTAKNSSCLCGRAPSIPEADLSRSSSNASSFASVVEENEAAEAYGTGMESLSSAGTPHKRDSFTYSTWLDDSMSSTSTNSRGSSPGPGKSERGKGTDIRIKLERPHDHQSSSNC